In Candidatus Methylomirabilis lanthanidiphila, the genomic window ACCCTGTCGAGTGTTTTGTGAGCATGATCTATACAACAGGAGGCTGACAATCGAATAACCTGAGGACCAGCGGGGCGATGTCGTATAGGGTGAGCCCGCTGACCGGCCCAGGCGGAAAACCGGCCTGCCGGCATCCGTGTTGATTGAGCAGAAAGATCCCGTTCCAGTCGTGGTTGGCCTCATCGGGACCGGTGTCGTTGTCGAATGTGTACACGCTCCGCGATCCGATGCTGCCGACCGAGCGCCAGTGGAGGTCGCCGAAATAGACGATCAAGTCGGGGGCGATACCGCGAACCTCGCGATACAGCTCCTGCGGTCGATAGGCCCGAGAGCCTAACGGGTTGCCCTGATGGTCCCGCATCTGCGCGATCTGCTCGATCAGTCTGCTCCTGACCTGTTCGTAGTCGGCCGGATCGACCAAGCCCTGAGGCTCCCGTCCCTTCACGTTGAGAAAGAGCCGTCCGTAGTACCCCCCGTCCCCCCAGGCCTTTGTTCTTGTCCAATCGATCTGTACCTTGTCGATGGGCGTCAGCCGGTCGGGGTAGTCCTTCAGGGTCAGATACCCCTGCTGGATCAACCATTCATTGAAGCAGATACCGCCGTCCAGCCGTTTGGCCCCGTGATCCGACACCACCAGGACGACGGTATCATGCGGCAGCAGGTCCAGAATCGCCCCGACCTCGCCGTCGAGGTATCGGTAGTACTCCCTGATGGCATGCTCAAAAGGATTGCCCTTCTGATAGCTGCGATGAGCCGGATCCATGAAGCTCCAGAACCCGTGGTGGATCCGGTCCACCCCCATCTCGACCATCATGAAGAAATCCCATGCCTGCGTTGTCAGCAGATGCCTGGCTACGGCACAGTGCTTCCGCGTCTTTTCGTAGATCCGCTCAAGCAGGGCGGCCTTATCGTCGGTGCGGAACCCCTCGACGTCCAGCACATAGCCTCCGGAGACCCGCTCGACCTCCGCCTTCAAGCCCGGCGGATAGGTGTACTCGCTCTGCGTCGAAGGGGTCAGAAAG contains:
- a CDS encoding Type I phosphodiesterase / nucleotide pyrophosphatase, with the protein product MNMSQDVKVAVIGLDCAAPELVFERFRDELPNLSRLMTEGAWGPLRSIHPPITVPAWACMMSGRDPGQLGLYGFRNRKDYSYGGYAIANAQALRDDRVWDILSRTGRKSVLLGVPQTYPVRPINGAVVADFLTPSTQSEYTYPPGLKAEVERVSGGYVLDVEGFRTDDKAALLERIYEKTRKHCAVARHLLTTQAWDFFMMVEMGVDRIHHGFWSFMDPAHRSYQKGNPFEHAIREYYRYLDGEVGAILDLLPHDTVVLVVSDHGAKRLDGGICFNEWLIQQGYLTLKDYPDRLTPIDKVQIDWTRTKAWGDGGYYGRLFLNVKGREPQGLVDPADYEQVRSRLIEQIAQMRDHQGNPLGSRAYRPQELYREVRGIAPDLIVYFGDLHWRSVGSIGSRSVYTFDNDTGPDEANHDWNGIFLLNQHGCRQAGFPPGPVSGLTLYDIAPLVLRLFDCQPPVV